A stretch of Acropora muricata isolate sample 2 chromosome 7, ASM3666990v1, whole genome shotgun sequence DNA encodes these proteins:
- the LOC136923417 gene encoding exocyst complex component 5-like: protein MVAICDISEYRTCIKAFKIPLLVKLFDKLYSLTNLLVVQPENLKQVCSEEQLAVLDKAVLQQFVQLRVDYRTAKLSKHFTN from the exons ATGGTTGCCATCTGTGACATAAGTGAATATAGGACTTGCATCAAGGCTTTTAAG atTCCCTTGCTTGTCAAACTCTTTGACAAATTGTACTCATTAACCAACTTATTGGTTGTCCAACCAGAAAACCTCAAGCAAGTGTGTTCAGAGGAGCAGTTG GCAGTGCTGGATAAAGCTGTTCTTCAGCAGTTTGTTCAACTTCGTGTTGATTACAGAACTGCTAAACTCTCCAAGCACTTCACCAattga